In Salegentibacter mishustinae, a single genomic region encodes these proteins:
- a CDS encoding DmpA family aminopeptidase yields the protein MKNSLLLTSLFFCMLNLINAQQRVEEIPLKIGVMQRGALNAITDVEGVKVGHTTLVKGDSVRTGVTAILPHGGNIFQQKVPAAVFVGNGFGKLAGSTQINELGNLETPVILTNTLNVPTAMDAVIKYTLNLPENENVRSVNAVVGETNDGYLNDIRGQHVKNADVISAIKNAKTGKVAEGNVGAGTGTIAFGYKGGIGTASRKLPESLGGYTLGVLVQSNFGGVLQIAGVPVGQKLRNYSFSNNLLNNVDGSCMMVIATDAPLNNRNLERLAKRAFLGLAKTGGIASNGSGDYVIAFSTAKGMRIPYKIVTKTLTQEVVPNDLMSPLFMATIEATEEAILNSLFMAETIIGFQGRTIKALPKEEILKYLKEAGVLED from the coding sequence ATGAAAAATTCCCTCCTGCTCACTTCGCTATTCTTTTGTATGTTGAATTTAATAAACGCACAGCAACGTGTGGAGGAAATACCGCTGAAAATTGGGGTGATGCAAAGAGGAGCTCTAAACGCGATTACCGATGTTGAAGGTGTAAAAGTTGGACATACTACGTTGGTAAAAGGAGATTCGGTGCGTACCGGCGTGACGGCTATTCTTCCGCACGGTGGGAATATTTTTCAGCAGAAAGTACCCGCAGCGGTTTTTGTGGGAAATGGCTTCGGAAAACTGGCAGGAAGCACACAAATTAATGAACTGGGAAATCTGGAAACCCCGGTAATCCTTACCAACACTTTAAACGTTCCCACCGCGATGGATGCGGTGATAAAATATACGCTAAACCTGCCCGAAAATGAAAACGTGCGCTCGGTAAATGCCGTGGTTGGCGAAACTAACGACGGCTACTTAAACGATATTCGCGGGCAACACGTAAAGAACGCAGATGTAATTTCAGCGATTAAAAATGCGAAAACCGGAAAAGTGGCTGAAGGAAACGTTGGCGCCGGCACGGGTACCATCGCTTTTGGTTATAAAGGCGGGATTGGTACCGCTTCCCGAAAACTCCCCGAAAGCCTGGGCGGATATACTTTAGGCGTTTTAGTACAGAGTAATTTTGGTGGGGTTTTGCAAATTGCCGGCGTACCGGTGGGGCAAAAGCTGAGAAACTACAGTTTTAGCAATAATTTACTGAATAATGTAGACGGTTCCTGTATGATGGTAATCGCTACCGATGCACCTTTGAACAACCGAAACCTGGAACGCCTGGCTAAAAGAGCATTCCTGGGACTGGCAAAAACCGGCGGGATCGCTTCCAATGGCAGCGGCGATTATGTGATCGCTTTTTCTACCGCCAAAGGAATGAGAATTCCTTATAAAATAGTGACAAAAACCTTAACACAGGAAGTAGTGCCTAACGATTTAATGTCGCCGCTATTTATGGCAACCATCGAAGCTACCGAAGAAGCTATTTTAAATTCTTTATTTATGGCCGAAACCATCATAGGTTTTCAAGGCCGAACCATAAAAGCATTACCTAAAGAGGAAATTTTAAAATACTTAAAAGAAGCCGGGGTTTTAGAAGATTAG